The sequence GAATCGCGTTGAAGTGTTAACGTATGAATTTAAAGGGACTTACAACGGAGATACATTCTACGTGTACATTGACGCCAATACGGGAAAAGAAGTCAAGGTTTTACAGCAGGTAAGGACGTATAAAGGCGATCTTACCATGTGATAATAAGTATGGGCCCAATTTAAGGTGGGGAGGTTTTAATGTGTCGAGACGCCGAAGTATCATGTCAGATGCGTTGAAATACGAACTGGCAAAGGAGCTTGGCGTTGAGGATATCGTTCGAACTGAAGGCTGGGGGTCAGTGTCATCGCGAAACTGCGGTAACCTTGTAAGGCTGGCCATAGAGAGAGCAGAAAGAGCTCTTGCACAACAGCAACAGGGTAGAGACGATAGATATTAGAACCACCGTGCCCACAAAGGTAGCGGATTTATTCCGCTATTTTTGTTTGTTCTCGAAAAA comes from Caldanaerobius fijiensis DSM 17918 and encodes:
- a CDS encoding small, acid-soluble spore protein, alpha/beta type gives rise to the protein MSRRRSIMSDALKYELAKELGVEDIVRTEGWGSVSSRNCGNLVRLAIERAERALAQQQQGRDDRY